A region from the Wansuia hejianensis genome encodes:
- a CDS encoding winged helix-turn-helix transcriptional regulator has protein sequence MTLQLIGDKWKVLIIRDLMTGTKRFNELMRSVTGITQKVLTSHLRAMEADGLLSRKVYPEVPPRVEYTLTETGLSLKPILDSMSLWGANYKKNLA, from the coding sequence ATGACCCTACAGCTGATCGGCGACAAATGGAAAGTGCTGATCATCCGTGATCTGATGACAGGAACGAAACGATTTAATGAACTCATGCGCTCAGTGACCGGCATCACCCAGAAGGTTCTGACCAGCCACCTGCGCGCCATGGAAGCCGATGGGCTTCTCAGCAGAAAAGTATATCCCGAAGTACCCCCCAGAGTTGAATACACTCTGACAGAGACCGGGCTCAGCCTGAAACCGATTCTCGATTCCATGTCTCTCTGGGGTGCTAATTACAAAAAAAACCTGGCCTGA
- a CDS encoding pyridoxamine 5'-phosphate oxidase family protein: protein MKRVVDFLQANPVQYLATVGRDGKAKCRPFMFALERDGKLWFCTNNQKDVYKDMQANPEIEVSISDASYAWLRLHGKAVFENNREIKEACMANPIVKGQYQTADNPIFEVFYLEDPHGVIADFNGNPPYEF, encoded by the coding sequence ATGAAAAGAGTAGTAGATTTTTTGCAGGCTAACCCGGTGCAGTATCTGGCAACAGTGGGAAGAGACGGGAAAGCAAAATGCCGTCCGTTCATGTTTGCCCTTGAAAGGGATGGGAAGCTGTGGTTCTGCACGAACAATCAGAAGGATGTCTATAAAGACATGCAGGCCAATCCGGAAATTGAGGTCAGCATTTCTGACGCTTCTTATGCATGGCTGCGTCTTCACGGAAAAGCGGTATTTGAAAACAACCGTGAGATAAAAGAGGCCTGCATGGCTAATCCGATTGTCAAAGGCCAGTATCAGACTGCAGATAATCCTATTTTCGAGGTGTTCTATCTGGAAGATCCCCATGGTGTGATTGCTGATTTTAACGGTAATCCGCCTTATGAATTTTAA
- a CDS encoding MerR family transcriptional regulator, which produces MLRIGDFSKLSRISIRMLRHYDECGLLKPEKVDRFTGYRYYSESQLPLAGRIQMLKNLGFKISAAGEILDKYENAEEMEQFLTIKKRELEGQEQILRQRIRQLDSTIEWLRKDGNMMGYDVSLKVLPERYAASVRQVIPAYDKEGVLWNIMMEDTAGLNLQDGNPCYTTAVFYDGEYKEQDVEVEVQKSVNGTYPDTGRVKFRTLPPVQIASATYKGSYEQINQVNEAVAKWIVDNGYEFDGPAFNIYHVSPHETDRPEEYVTEVCYPVKKK; this is translated from the coding sequence ATGTTAAGAATCGGTGATTTTTCGAAACTGTCAAGAATAAGTATCCGCATGCTGAGGCACTACGACGAATGCGGTCTGTTGAAGCCGGAGAAGGTGGACCGGTTTACCGGCTACCGGTATTACAGTGAATCACAGCTTCCCCTGGCGGGCAGGATACAGATGCTGAAAAATCTGGGGTTTAAGATTTCCGCAGCGGGAGAAATCCTGGATAAGTATGAAAATGCTGAGGAGATGGAACAGTTCCTGACCATTAAGAAACGGGAGCTCGAAGGCCAGGAGCAGATCCTCCGTCAGCGGATACGGCAGCTTGACAGCACAATCGAATGGCTACGAAAGGATGGTAATATGATGGGATATGACGTAAGCTTGAAGGTGCTGCCAGAGCGGTATGCTGCGAGTGTGAGACAGGTGATTCCGGCTTATGATAAAGAGGGTGTTCTGTGGAACATCATGATGGAGGATACGGCCGGGCTGAACCTTCAGGATGGGAACCCCTGTTACACCACCGCGGTTTTCTACGATGGCGAATACAAAGAACAGGATGTGGAGGTAGAGGTGCAAAAGTCAGTCAACGGCACCTATCCGGATACCGGCCGGGTGAAATTCCGGACCCTTCCGCCGGTTCAGATAGCCAGCGCCACCTACAAGGGCAGCTATGAACAGATTAACCAGGTGAACGAGGCGGTAGCGAAATGGATCGTTGATAACGGATACGAATTCGACGGGCCCGCTTTCAATATATACCATGTGAGCCCGCATGAGACGGACCGTCCGGAGGAATATGTCACAGAGGTGTGTTATCCGGTAAAGAAAAAATAG
- the rsmH gene encoding 16S rRNA (cytosine(1402)-N(4))-methyltransferase RsmH yields the protein MEHQERPHRRRVRYSGAYPRNYREKYKELQPEKYADTVSRVISKGSTPAGMHIPICVKEILEFLQIRPGQQGLDATLGYGGHAQEMLKCLDSRGHLYALDVDPIESARTKERLERLGYGPEILTVRLQNFADIDQVAEEAGKFDFVLADLGVSSMQIDNPDRGFTYKAEGPLDLRMNPGQGISAAERLCHITKEELKGMLMENSDEPYAEEIASEVTGRLRKGEEIATTTQLYQAVEGALSFLPGKEQKEAVKKACQRTFQALRIDVNNEFEALYAFMEKLPEVLAPNGRAAVLTFHSGEDRLVKKAFKKFYREGLYSEISDEVIRPSREECVKNSRARSTKMRWAVRAG from the coding sequence ATGGAACATCAGGAAAGACCTCACAGGCGCCGCGTCCGCTATTCTGGCGCTTATCCCAGGAACTACAGGGAAAAATACAAGGAGCTTCAGCCGGAAAAATATGCGGATACGGTCTCCAGGGTTATCAGTAAAGGGAGTACGCCTGCCGGCATGCACATTCCTATCTGCGTAAAGGAAATCCTGGAATTTCTTCAGATACGGCCGGGCCAGCAGGGGCTGGACGCGACTCTCGGATACGGGGGCCATGCGCAGGAAATGCTGAAATGCCTGGATTCCAGGGGGCATTTGTACGCGTTGGACGTGGATCCTATAGAGTCGGCCAGGACGAAGGAACGCCTGGAACGGCTGGGTTATGGGCCAGAGATACTGACCGTGCGCCTTCAGAATTTTGCGGATATCGACCAGGTGGCAGAAGAAGCAGGAAAGTTTGATTTTGTGCTGGCCGATCTTGGCGTGTCTTCTATGCAGATTGACAATCCCGACCGGGGGTTTACCTATAAGGCAGAAGGCCCGCTGGATCTCCGGATGAATCCGGGGCAGGGAATCAGCGCTGCTGAAAGGCTGTGCCATATCACGAAAGAAGAGCTGAAGGGAATGCTCATGGAGAATTCCGATGAGCCATATGCGGAAGAAATCGCTTCAGAAGTGACGGGCAGGCTGAGGAAGGGAGAGGAGATAGCCACCACTACCCAGCTGTATCAGGCGGTAGAGGGAGCACTTTCCTTCCTTCCGGGTAAAGAGCAAAAGGAGGCGGTGAAGAAGGCGTGTCAGAGAACCTTTCAGGCACTGCGGATCGATGTGAATAACGAATTTGAAGCCCTGTACGCGTTTATGGAAAAGCTGCCGGAGGTTCTGGCTCCCAATGGAAGAGCTGCGGTTTTAACCTTTCATTCGGGAGAAGACCGCCTGGTAAAAAAAGCGTTTAAAAAGTTTTACAGGGAGGGGCTTTACAGTGAAATCTCCGATGAAGTCATCCGGCCGTCCCGGGAAGAATGTGTGAAGAACAGCCGCGCCCGTTCTACCAAGATGAGATGGGCCGTCCGCGCAGGATGA
- a CDS encoding ATP-binding cassette domain-containing protein: MRESIEITGASENNLKHLNISIPKEKLVVFAGISGSGKSSLAFDTVAAESIRQWQSTYPLFLRHRLPSYKRPAVSDIRNLTPCVVVDQRPIGANARSTVGTAADVSPLIRLLFSRVGIPSAGGAMAYSFNHPHGMCPACTGLGEKVRLDEKRMFDPDKSINEGAIRFSQFFGGSWQDFYYRYNPLLDADKKLRDYTEEEWKVLRIGPDKPLVMDYIRNNTGQVSKLPYEGVVARFNRLYLNRDISGLKKEAQEEAMRFVQREPCSVCGGSGLNPKALASRINGLNISDYYSMQVSDLLPVLKEIDDPLGRSIAEQIARCLGHMVQVGLGYLSLSRRTDTLSGGEAQRLKMVRHLGSSLSNITYVFDEPTAGLHPSDARKIGELLLDLRDKHNTVLVVEHTRQMIELADHVIELGPLAGSRGGEIVYEGGLEGLRQSGTITAASLRGGIRPNPAPLPWQEGFEIRNASLHNLKDVTVSIPKGVLTAVTGVAGSGKSSLICQEFVSRYPEAVVIDQGPIGTSARSTPATYTGVMDEIRKLFAKENGVSVQWFSFNSKGACPACKGKGEIKPNVAFADPVAILCEECGGSRYNPTALSYTYQGRNIQQVMELTINQALVFFTQPKLLKPLRTLQEVGLGYMTLGQPTSTLSGGETQRLKLASELHKEGNIYVLDEPTTGLHNQDVEHLLALLRRLISQGNTVVVVEHRMELIAAADWIIDLGPAGGNQGGEILFTGTPGDLINCPHSETGRYLRRFCVEEA; this comes from the coding sequence ATGAGAGAATCAATTGAAATTACCGGCGCGTCAGAGAATAATTTAAAGCATTTAAACATCAGCATTCCCAAGGAGAAGCTGGTGGTGTTTGCCGGTATTTCCGGATCGGGGAAAAGCTCTCTGGCATTTGATACTGTGGCGGCTGAGAGTATCCGCCAGTGGCAGTCGACCTACCCCCTGTTTTTACGCCACCGTTTGCCTAGCTATAAGCGTCCGGCGGTGAGCGATATCCGCAATCTGACTCCCTGTGTGGTGGTGGACCAGCGTCCGATTGGGGCCAACGCCCGTTCCACGGTAGGGACTGCTGCGGATGTGTCGCCCCTGATCCGGCTGCTGTTCTCACGGGTGGGCATTCCCAGCGCCGGGGGAGCGATGGCATACTCCTTTAACCATCCACATGGCATGTGCCCGGCCTGTACAGGGCTGGGTGAAAAGGTACGGCTGGATGAGAAGCGTATGTTTGACCCGGATAAATCCATCAATGAAGGGGCTATCCGTTTCAGCCAGTTCTTCGGGGGAAGCTGGCAGGATTTTTATTATCGCTATAACCCTCTGCTGGACGCGGATAAAAAGCTCCGGGATTATACGGAGGAAGAGTGGAAGGTTCTGCGCATCGGGCCGGATAAGCCTCTGGTGATGGACTACATCCGCAACAATACGGGGCAGGTGTCAAAACTGCCCTATGAAGGGGTGGTGGCACGGTTCAACCGCCTGTATCTGAACAGGGATATTTCAGGTCTGAAGAAGGAAGCACAAGAGGAGGCCATGCGCTTTGTACAGCGGGAGCCCTGTTCCGTCTGCGGCGGCAGCGGCCTGAATCCCAAGGCTCTGGCATCCAGAATCAACGGGCTGAATATATCTGACTATTATTCCATGCAGGTCAGCGATCTTCTTCCTGTGCTGAAAGAGATTGACGATCCTCTGGGACGCTCTATCGCGGAACAGATTGCCCGGTGCCTGGGGCACATGGTCCAGGTGGGCCTGGGCTATCTCAGCCTTTCACGGCGCACGGACACGCTCTCAGGCGGAGAGGCGCAGCGGCTTAAGATGGTCCGTCATCTGGGGAGCAGCCTGAGCAATATAACGTATGTTTTTGACGAGCCTACGGCCGGGCTGCATCCTTCAGATGCCCGGAAAATCGGCGAACTGCTGTTAGACCTGAGGGATAAGCATAATACGGTTCTGGTAGTCGAGCATACGCGCCAGATGATTGAACTGGCAGATCACGTGATTGAGCTGGGGCCTCTGGCCGGGAGCCGGGGCGGTGAGATTGTCTATGAAGGCGGACTGGAAGGCCTGCGGCAGAGCGGCACGATCACTGCCGCCTCACTCCGCGGAGGCATACGGCCGAATCCGGCACCCCTGCCCTGGCAGGAAGGCTTTGAGATTAGAAACGCCAGCCTGCACAACCTGAAGGATGTTACCGTCTCCATTCCCAAAGGTGTGCTCACGGCAGTGACCGGCGTGGCCGGTTCTGGAAAAAGCAGCCTTATCTGCCAGGAGTTTGTGTCACGCTATCCGGAGGCTGTGGTCATCGACCAGGGGCCGATCGGAACCTCTGCCCGGTCGACCCCGGCTACCTATACAGGCGTGATGGATGAGATCCGCAAGCTGTTCGCCAAAGAGAACGGTGTCAGCGTCCAGTGGTTCAGCTTCAATTCCAAGGGAGCCTGTCCTGCCTGCAAAGGCAAGGGTGAAATCAAACCCAATGTGGCTTTTGCAGATCCGGTGGCCATACTGTGTGAGGAATGCGGCGGCAGCCGTTATAATCCAACGGCTCTGAGCTACACTTATCAGGGCAGGAATATCCAGCAGGTTATGGAACTGACCATCAATCAGGCACTGGTATTCTTCACCCAGCCAAAGCTCCTGAAACCTCTGCGGACCCTTCAGGAGGTAGGCCTTGGGTATATGACTCTGGGACAGCCGACCAGCACACTTTCCGGCGGCGAGACTCAGCGGTTAAAGCTGGCCAGTGAGCTCCATAAGGAGGGCAACATCTATGTGTTGGACGAGCCCACGACTGGCCTGCATAACCAGGATGTGGAGCATCTGCTGGCTCTGCTGCGCCGGCTGATCAGCCAGGGCAATACCGTAGTGGTTGTGGAACACAGAATGGAACTGATCGCTGCTGCCGACTGGATCATAGATCTGGGCCCGGCAGGCGGCAATCAGGGCGGTGAGATCCTTTTCACCGGCACCCCCGGGGACTTGATTAACTGTCCCCATTCGGAGACCGGCCGATATCTGCGCCGTTTCTGTGTGGAAGAGGCATGA
- the mutM gene encoding bifunctional DNA-formamidopyrimidine glycosylase/DNA-(apurinic or apyrimidinic site) lyase — MKGQTIRSVIVGNPQVIAYPGEVTFVKQLTGQTIKNMSRRGKFLSIHFESGDCVVIHLRMTGQLLVTPVDYPEEKHTHLILNLLSGGNQIRYIDVRRFGRFWYLKKGEEDTVTGLDKLGVEPLDDTLTAEYLKEMLGKRKKTIKAMLHDQSIVAGIGNIYSDEILSEAEIYPEEKCTDLTDGNWENLVVKIKEIIAWGINTNEMTPEEYLAGKGEEYSNIQNLRVYGREGQLCRKCQSTIQRIVIGGRSSCYCPLCQVKKS, encoded by the coding sequence ATTAAGGGACAAACCATACGGTCTGTGATTGTAGGAAATCCTCAGGTTATTGCTTATCCAGGTGAAGTCACATTTGTAAAACAGTTAACTGGACAAACTATAAAAAATATGAGCCGCAGAGGAAAGTTTCTTTCAATTCATTTCGAGAGTGGTGATTGCGTAGTGATTCATCTTAGGATGACAGGGCAGCTTCTTGTCACTCCAGTGGACTACCCGGAAGAAAAACATACGCATCTTATTTTGAATTTGTTGTCAGGTGGAAATCAGATCAGATACATAGATGTAAGACGCTTTGGTCGGTTCTGGTATTTGAAAAAGGGCGAAGAAGATACTGTTACGGGATTGGATAAATTGGGAGTGGAGCCATTGGATGATACGCTCACTGCTGAATATTTGAAAGAAATGCTTGGGAAAAGGAAAAAAACAATAAAAGCAATGCTTCATGATCAGTCCATCGTTGCCGGAATCGGAAACATCTATTCTGATGAAATTTTATCAGAAGCAGAGATTTACCCAGAGGAAAAATGTACTGATTTGACGGATGGTAATTGGGAGAATCTCGTAGTAAAAATCAAAGAGATTATTGCGTGGGGCATCAACACCAATGAAATGACACCAGAGGAATATCTTGCGGGAAAAGGAGAAGAATATAGTAATATTCAAAACCTAAGAGTATATGGTCGAGAGGGACAGCTCTGCAGAAAATGCCAATCAACGATTCAACGAATTGTGATTGGAGGCAGGAGCAGTTGTTATTGTCCCTTGTGCCAGGTGAAGAAAAGCTGA
- a CDS encoding virulence RhuM family protein, with the protein MKKSEDRLHIVENEILIYQTEDGQTKIDVKVKDETVWLTQAQLCELYQTSKSNISEHIKHIFEEGELEEAAVVRKFRTTAADGKNYNTTHYNLDMIISLGYRVKSKIATNFRRWATERLKEYMIKGFTMDDERLKNLGGGNYWKELLDRIRDIRSSEKVMYRQVLDLYATSVDYDPKSSESIAFFKMVQNKLHYAAHGHTAAEVIYERADASQPFMGLKSFSGDFPVLKDISIAKNYLNDEELKILNNIVSGYFDFAEIQAMRHNPMYMADYVEHLDNVLKTTGEKVLQGAGVISHAQAIEKATEEYRKYQAQNLSPVEEEYLESIKNIHSAVKKKGEN; encoded by the coding sequence ATGAAGAAATCAGAAGACAGATTACACATAGTGGAGAACGAAATCCTCATCTATCAAACGGAAGACGGACAGACGAAAATAGACGTTAAAGTTAAAGACGAAACCGTTTGGCTTACGCAGGCACAATTATGTGAACTTTACCAAACCAGTAAGTCTAATATCAGTGAGCATATTAAGCACATTTTTGAAGAAGGAGAACTAGAAGAAGCCGCAGTTGTTCGGAAATTCCGAACAACTGCGGCTGATGGGAAAAACTATAATACAACACACTATAATCTTGATATGATTATTTCTCTTGGATATAGAGTAAAATCTAAAATTGCTACAAATTTCCGTCGGTGGGCTACCGAACGATTAAAAGAGTACATGATAAAAGGCTTTACGATGGATGATGAGCGGCTGAAAAATCTGGGTGGAGGTAATTACTGGAAAGAGCTATTAGACCGAATTCGGGATATTCGCTCATCGGAAAAAGTTATGTACCGACAGGTACTTGACCTTTATGCAACGAGTGTTGACTATGATCCCAAGAGTAGTGAATCCATTGCGTTTTTTAAGATGGTACAGAATAAATTACATTATGCAGCACACGGACATACAGCAGCAGAGGTTATATACGAGCGTGCGGATGCCAGTCAGCCTTTCATGGGATTGAAAAGTTTTTCTGGTGATTTTCCTGTATTGAAAGATATAAGTATTGCAAAAAATTATCTTAATGATGAAGAATTGAAAATTCTAAATAATATTGTATCAGGTTACTTTGATTTTGCGGAGATTCAGGCCATGCGGCATAACCCTATGTATATGGCAGATTATGTAGAGCATCTTGACAATGTTTTGAAAACTACGGGTGAAAAGGTGTTGCAGGGAGCTGGAGTGATTAGCCATGCACAGGCAATTGAAAAAGCAACAGAAGAATATCGAAAATATCAGGCACAGAACTTGTCGCCGGTTGAAGAGGAGTATTTGGAGAGTATTAAAAATATTCATAGCGCAGTAAAGAAAAAGGGGGAGAATTGA
- a CDS encoding ImmA/IrrE family metallo-endopeptidase has protein sequence MRFDWAKITSLAYLTLLELDIHEFPIPAKKIRCKDVIISSYQKYAKITGLPIEKLTLGHELEDAFLLKGLRPDVTLILYNKEKYGPRMKHTLWHEIGHIKCGHKKHSEREEIEAHFFAAQANAPNILIKAISQRGYSINVPFLVECFGLSKEAAEKKMEYLQKYSFNHCNEYDDLVQLQFAQYLNQKYPTKTNHYYDDYFEDMEKERQGWY, from the coding sequence ATGCGTTTCGACTGGGCGAAAATTACCTCCTTAGCGTACTTAACATTATTAGAACTTGATATACATGAATTTCCTATACCTGCAAAAAAAATCAGATGTAAAGATGTTATAATTAGTAGTTATCAAAAGTATGCTAAAATAACAGGGCTACCCATTGAAAAATTAACTCTCGGACATGAATTGGAAGATGCTTTTCTTCTTAAAGGTTTACGTCCTGATGTAACACTGATTTTGTATAACAAAGAAAAATATGGTCCGCGAATGAAACATACTTTGTGGCATGAGATTGGACATATTAAATGTGGACATAAAAAACATAGTGAGCGTGAAGAAATCGAAGCGCATTTTTTTGCTGCGCAGGCGAATGCCCCAAATATTTTAATTAAAGCCATATCTCAGCGAGGATATTCTATCAATGTTCCATTTTTGGTGGAATGTTTTGGCCTAAGTAAAGAAGCAGCAGAGAAAAAAATGGAATATTTACAAAAATACAGTTTCAATCATTGTAACGAGTATGATGATCTTGTACAGTTACAATTTGCTCAATACTTGAACCAAAAATATCCCACCAAAACTAACCACTATTATGATGATTACTTTGAGGATATGGAAAAAGAACGTCAAGGTTGGTATTGA
- a CDS encoding helix-turn-helix domain-containing protein — MENSFGKYLVHLREQKSISQRKLAELAGVTNSTISRLEADLVTPDLKTLEKLANALKIDKAFLLTKCGYSEIPEEFVIIARKTGELSEEKRAEAYKIFNDTIDKFLLDDDDDEED; from the coding sequence ATGGAAAATTCGTTTGGGAAATATCTCGTTCATTTAAGAGAACAGAAATCAATTAGTCAAAGGAAACTGGCTGAATTAGCTGGCGTAACTAATTCAACAATCAGCCGGCTTGAAGCAGATTTGGTAACACCTGACTTAAAAACTCTTGAAAAACTTGCTAATGCTTTAAAGATTGACAAAGCATTCTTGCTAACAAAATGTGGGTATAGTGAAATTCCCGAGGAGTTTGTTATAATAGCGCGTAAAACAGGAGAATTATCAGAGGAGAAACGAGCAGAAGCATATAAAATATTTAATGATACCATTGATAAATTTCTTCTTGATGATGACGACGATGAGGAGGATTGA
- a CDS encoding DUF3892 domain-containing protein produces MMYAKKIKMKYGCSNSNNVQEIEEIYIDGCNNPGYFKKSVLYDYLKKNPRSIKVYISPYPDVLPALSSRGEKYVRSEPNDTERDNLLKLPRV; encoded by the coding sequence ATGATGTACGCAAAAAAAATTAAAATGAAATACGGATGTAGTAACTCAAACAATGTTCAGGAGATTGAAGAAATTTACATTGACGGTTGCAATAATCCGGGATACTTTAAAAAGTCTGTTCTTTATGATTATTTAAAAAAGAATCCCAGAAGTATCAAAGTCTATATTTCTCCTTATCCTGATGTACTGCCTGCACTAAGTTCTCGTGGTGAAAAATATGTTCGTTCGGAACCTAATGATACGGAACGAGACAATTTACTTAAATTGCCAAGAGTATGA
- the rlmD gene encoding 23S rRNA (uracil(1939)-C(5))-methyltransferase RlmD, which translates to MDKYCKISKKCGGCAYQGIPYEEQLRKKETQVRKLLSDICPVRPIMGMEEPYHYRNKVHAAFARKHDGKVISGVYEEGTHRIVPVESCLIEDEKADAIIGTVRSLVNPFRIRIYNEDSGYGLLRHVMVRRGFQSGQILVVLVLASPILPAKNNFVKALRKEHPEITSIVLNVNAKRTSMVLGERNIVLYGKGYIEDTLCGKTFRISPQSFYQVNPVQTEKLYGKAVELAGLTGKERVIDAYCGIGTIGLIASGRAKEVIGVELNRDAVKDAIYNARINGIKNAKFYAGDAGEFMTVMAAEGEKADVLFMDPPRAGSGEAFLSSAVKLGPEKIIYISCNPETLARDLRYLKKKKYEVKEAWPVDCFAWTNHVESIVLLSKLKSNKLKHIDVELEMDELDLTAAEKKATYQEIKDYVMEHSGLKVSSLYIAQVKGKCGIIERENYNKAKSEDAKQSQCPAEKEAAIREALKFYGMI; encoded by the coding sequence ATGGATAAATACTGTAAAATATCAAAGAAATGCGGCGGCTGCGCATATCAGGGAATTCCCTATGAAGAACAGCTGAGAAAAAAAGAAACCCAGGTGAGAAAGCTGCTGTCAGACATTTGTCCGGTGCGCCCCATCATGGGGATGGAGGAACCGTACCATTACAGGAACAAGGTGCATGCGGCCTTTGCCCGGAAGCATGACGGAAAGGTTATCTCAGGCGTTTACGAAGAAGGCACTCACCGGATAGTTCCTGTGGAGTCCTGTCTGATAGAGGATGAAAAAGCAGACGCCATCATCGGGACGGTCCGCAGCCTTGTAAATCCATTCCGGATCAGGATTTACAACGAGGACAGCGGTTATGGCCTGCTGCGCCATGTGATGGTGCGGAGAGGCTTTCAGAGCGGTCAGATCCTGGTAGTTCTCGTGCTGGCGTCGCCTATCCTGCCGGCAAAAAATAACTTTGTAAAAGCTCTGCGCAAGGAGCATCCGGAGATCACCTCCATCGTACTCAATGTCAACGCCAAGCGGACCAGCATGGTGCTGGGCGAGCGCAATATTGTGCTTTACGGCAAGGGGTATATCGAAGACACGCTCTGTGGAAAAACCTTCCGGATATCTCCCCAGTCATTTTATCAGGTAAATCCCGTGCAGACAGAGAAGCTTTACGGAAAAGCGGTGGAGCTGGCCGGACTGACGGGAAAGGAACGTGTGATAGACGCCTATTGCGGGATAGGGACTATTGGGCTGATAGCTTCCGGCAGAGCGAAGGAAGTCATCGGCGTGGAGCTAAACCGGGATGCGGTAAAGGATGCGATCTATAATGCCAGGATAAACGGCATAAAAAACGCCAAATTTTATGCCGGAGATGCCGGCGAATTCATGACCGTCATGGCGGCGGAGGGTGAAAAGGCGGATGTGCTTTTCATGGACCCGCCGAGAGCCGGAAGCGGCGAGGCATTCCTGTCGTCGGCCGTGAAGCTGGGGCCGGAGAAAATCATATATATTTCCTGCAATCCGGAAACACTGGCAAGAGACCTGAGATATCTGAAGAAAAAGAAATATGAAGTGAAAGAGGCCTGGCCGGTGGACTGCTTTGCGTGGACGAATCATGTGGAAAGTATTGTGTTGCTTTCAAAACTTAAATCTAATAAGTTGAAGCATATCGATGTGGAGTTAGAGATGGATGAGCTTGATTTGACGGCGGCGGAAAAGAAAGCGACCTATCAGGAGATTAAGGATTATGTGATGGAACATAGCGGCTTGAAGGTGAGCAGCTTATACATTGCTCAGGTGAAAGGGAAATGTGGTATTATTGAACGGGAGAATTATAATAAAGCGAAGTCTGAGGATGCCAAGCAGTCACAGTGTCCAGCGGAGAAGGAAGCAGCTATAAGAGAGGCGTTAAAGTTTTATGGTATGATATAA
- a CDS encoding arsenic efflux protein translates to MLVDVVLDTLKDTAKLLPFLFLTYLVMEYLEHKTGEKSARMMGKAGRFGPLFGAAAGVVPQCGFSAAASSLFSGGVITVGTLLAIFLSTSDEMLPIFLSEAVRIPTILKILLTKAAIGAVTGLLIDFLFRSLKAGRGKEKDIHDLCTHEHCHCEDGILKSALNHTLRIAVFIFLVSFGIGLMIESAGEAAISGFLSNQPVLGVFLAGVIGLIPNCASSVVITELYLQGLLGAGQMMSGLLVGAGVGILVLFRTNQNLRENLKITGILYGAGVLWGLLIEVTGVVF, encoded by the coding sequence ATGCTGGTAGATGTAGTGTTAGATACGCTGAAGGATACGGCTAAGCTGCTGCCGTTTTTATTTTTGACTTATCTCGTTATGGAATATCTGGAGCACAAAACGGGGGAAAAGTCTGCCCGTATGATGGGGAAAGCCGGCAGGTTCGGCCCTCTGTTCGGCGCCGCTGCCGGTGTGGTGCCGCAGTGTGGGTTTTCAGCCGCAGCTTCCAGCCTGTTTTCCGGCGGGGTGATTACCGTGGGGACACTGCTGGCCATTTTTCTTTCTACTTCCGACGAAATGCTTCCGATCTTTTTATCTGAGGCAGTCAGAATACCGACGATTCTAAAAATTTTGCTCACTAAAGCAGCTATCGGTGCGGTGACCGGGCTTTTGATAGATTTTCTCTTCCGAAGCCTGAAGGCCGGACGCGGGAAGGAAAAGGATATCCATGACCTGTGCACACACGAGCACTGCCACTGTGAGGACGGTATTTTAAAATCTGCTCTGAATCATACGCTGCGGATAGCAGTGTTTATATTTCTGGTTTCTTTTGGAATCGGCCTGATGATTGAAAGTGCCGGGGAGGCGGCGATTTCGGGATTCCTGTCGAACCAGCCGGTTTTGGGTGTGTTTCTGGCAGGGGTCATCGGCCTGATCCCGAACTGTGCTTCCTCCGTGGTCATAACCGAGCTGTATCTGCAGGGACTTCTGGGCGCAGGACAGATGATGTCCGGCCTTCTGGTGGGAGCCGGCGTTGGTATTCTGGTACTTTTCAGAACTAATCAAAATCTCAGGGAAAATCTGAAAATTACAGGAATTCTCTATGGGGCTGGTGTGCTGTGGGGGTTGCTGATTGAGGTGACGGGGGTGGTATTCTGA